A stretch of DNA from Planifilum fimeticola:
GGTTTTCTCCCGCCGATATTTCTTCCGGTATTTATCCAGAAAATAGCGGATCAGCGGCAAGATATCCTCTTGTCTTGTACGCAGAGGCGGAATGGTAATCGGAACCACGTTGAGGCGAAAATACAGATCCTCTCTGAAACGACCTTCCCTTACCATTTTTTCAAGATCCTTATTGGTGGCGGCGATCAAACGGAAATCCGATTCCCGCAGCCGGGTTCCCCCAATCCGGTAATATCGCTTTTCCTGAATAAACTTCAGCACCTTTACCTGGGCCGAAAAGGAAAGTTCGCTGATCTCGTCCAAAAACAGCGTACCCCCATGGGCCAATTCGGCAAATCCCGTTTTTCCCTTTTTGCTGGCCCCCGTAAAGGAACCCGGTTCATATCCAAAAAACTCCGACTCAAACAGGGCTTCAGGGATCGCCCCGCAATTCACCTCGATAAACGGCCCGTCTGCCCGATGACTTTGTCTGTGAATGTAGCGGGCTATTGCCGTCTTTCCGACTCCCGATTCTCCTTGAAGCAAGACGTTGACATCCACCGGGGCCACCTTCCGCGCCATTTCCAGAGAGCACTTCATAGAGCTGTTAACGGCGACGAACTCGTTGTCTCCCAGTTTTTCTCTTCTTAAAGCATCCAGTTCCGATTGAATTCGAGCCATTTCCTGTTCCATCATGCTCAGGTGCTCTTTTAACCGGACCGGCTCGGTAATGTCCCTGGAATAACAAATCACCCGAAGGATTTCACCGTTCTTTTTAAAAACGGGAATCCCGGTCACCAACACGCGCCTTCCGCCTTTGGTCATTTGAATATCGGTCAATTTGGTTTTTTCCTTCAACACCTTCAAGGTGATGGAGGGCTGGAATACCTTTTCAGACTCCAATTGCCTGACGGTTTTTCCGATCAACTCGTCAGAACGCTTGCCATAGATCTTTTCGAAATTGCCGCTCGCCTTCAGGATTTTTCCCTTGCCGTCGGTGATGATCACATCGTCATAAAGAGAGCTGATCATCGTGTCCACATCCAGCCAAGAGAGATTTTCCTCCCGGGCGGAAGGGGCATCCTCTTCCGGGGTCAATAAAAAAATCCGGCGCCGGGAATATGTCACTCGCCAGACACGCCACCGACTCCCGCAGAAGTGAATGTTCCGATTTCCTTCGGACCGAAATCGCCCGAGTTCGGGAATGAACTGATCCATCCGCATTCCGAGAATCTCGTCTTCCTTCTGATCCAAAAGGGAACAGACAACCCGGTTGGCGAAAGACAAATTTTCGCGTTCATCAAGAACAAACGCCGGAAACGGAAGATTCTGAAGAAACCGTTCGACCGTCGTCCAGCCCTTTTTTCCCATGATGTGTCCCCTTCCCGA
This window harbors:
- a CDS encoding sigma-54 interaction domain-containing protein produces the protein MTYSRRRIFLLTPEEDAPSAREENLSWLDVDTMISSLYDDVIITDGKGKILKASGNFEKIYGKRSDELIGKTVRQLESEKVFQPSITLKVLKEKTKLTDIQMTKGGRRVLVTGIPVFKKNGEILRVICYSRDITEPVRLKEHLSMMEQEMARIQSELDALRREKLGDNEFVAVNSSMKCSLEMARKVAPVDVNVLLQGESGVGKTAIARYIHRQSHRADGPFIEVNCGAIPEALFESEFFGYEPGSFTGASKKGKTGFAELAHGGTLFLDEISELSFSAQVKVLKFIQEKRYYRIGGTRLRESDFRLIAATNKDLEKMVREGRFREDLYFRLNVVPITIPPLRTRQEDILPLIRYFLDKYRKKYRREKTLDSRAIDCLLEYSWPGNVRELENLIERLVVTVETEVIRPGDLPERVKQPEIHTPYLLDGNRTLPAILAEVEKKILVEAKKRCKSTTEMAKVLGISQSTVVRKWHKYFPPDD